In Chryseobacterium oryzae, the genomic stretch TTCTTTTTATCTAATCCGTCCGGTAAAGGAACATCCGTATACTCATCAACAAAATTTTGATTGTTGTCTGTAAGTGTATTTCCAAACATGCTCGGAAATTTTTTCTTTAAATAGAAATAAACAACAATACAGATCACAATAAAAATGATAATTACAACAGGACTGATGGAAGAACTTCCTCCACCTCCTGAAGAATGACTGCTGTAAGAATGACCAGAAGAACTCCAACTGCTTCCACTGCTTCTAGAGCTGCTTCTGCTGCTTCTACCGCCACCGCCACCAAGTCTTGCGTATAAATTGGGAAGACTGTATAAAAACAGTAAAAATCCGAAATAATACTTTCTTTTCACCTCTGTATTTCTTCTTTTTTAATTGTGTAAAGGTGGTGGTGTGTTGGCAAACAGATTTTTGAGTTCATCTAAACTATTTGCTGAATCCCAATTTGCCATTCCATTTTTCCAAACCTGGGTGGTTGCAGAAAGACTTCCGTTTTGTACCAAAGGCAAGAGCTGTTCTATAGTGAAAGGACCAGTCTGCTGTCCGTTCACCGCCACAAAATATTGTGCAGAAGAAGGTAATGGAGGAGGAGCAGACTGAACTGCAGAAGATGTCTGATTCTGAGTGAAAACTCCAGCCATTGCATTTCCTACACCAATTCCTGCACCAATTCCTGCAAGTCCGCCCTCATTGGCTGCTGCAATTTCTATACTTTGCGCAGCTTTAAATTGAGAAAGTTTCTGCATATCCAATTTGTTTAATCTAGAATATTCAAAAATTTCTTTTTTAAGATCTTCCGGCATAGAAACATTTTCAATTAAAAATTTGGTAATTTCTAAACCGTAACCGGCAAATTCATCATTTAATTTTGTCTGACAAATTCGCGATAAATCTTCAAGATTGGCAGCGAATTTATCAATAGGAATGCTTCCGTCTCCAATGGCGGAAGAAAATTTGGTAACGATAATACTTTTTAGCTGTCCTATAACGTCTTCTGTTTCGTACGTATCGTTGGTTCCTGCAATTTCTTTGATGAATTTTCCTGCATCAATAACCTTGAAAGCAAAAGTTCCGAAAGATCTCAGCTCAATCATTCCAAATCGGTCATCATTAAGCACAATGGCATTTTTTGTCCCCCATTTCTGATCGATGAACTGTTTGGTGTTTACAAAAAATACATCTGCTTTAAATGGACTTTCAAAACCGTATTTCCAACCTTTTAAAGTAGCCAAAATAGGCATATTCTGGGTCTGTAAAGTGTACATTCCCGGGTTGAAAACATCTGCTATTGTTCCTTCATTAAAAAAAACTGCTTGCTGCGATTCTCTTACAGTGAGTTTCGCATTCATTTTAATTTCGTTATTGAATCTCGGAAATTTCCATACTATGGTATTCTGGGAATTATCCGTCCATTCTATAATATCAATAAATTCCTGTTTAAGTCTATCAAATAAACCCATTTTTCTTGGTTGTTGTGTGTTAAATTAATTAAAAAAAGCTTCAATGTAAATAGGAAAAGTCATTCTCCATAAAGGCCAATCGTGGTTGATCCATTTTTTTTCGTCGTACCAAAAATTGATTCCTTTAGAAGATAAAATTTCTGCCATTTCTACATTTTTATCTCTGCAAATATCTTCGTCTGATGTGCTTAGAACAATGTGCATGTGTTTGTATTTCCATGCTTCGTCGTTTCTTACAAATTCTCTCGGGCAGTTAAAATAAACCAGCTCGTCCGAATATCCATCCATGAAATTTCTGATACTGAATGCACCGGAAAGACAAAATAAATGAGATACAACATCAGGAAATCTGAATGCAAAATTGGCAGCATGATAACCTCCGAAACTTGCTCCCGCAACAGCAACTCTATGGGTTTGATGCATCTTTTGAATGTACGGAACAAACTCCTGAATTAAAAACTGCACATATTTTTCGTAATTTCTGATTCTTTGCTGAGGCGAAATATTTTCATCGTAAAAACTCCATGCATCAATGGTCTGAATATTATACAGCTTTACTTTACCCTGTTCAACAAAATAATTAATGCTGCTGTTCAGATGAAAATCGTGATTTTGAGTATATAAACCCTGCGAAGTAGGAAACATGATTATCGGATAACCGTAATGTCCCGTAACTTCTACTTTAAGGCTTGTTCCTAATATATGAGAATAATAATCTGTATGTTCTATTTTTGGCATTTAAATTTTTTTTAAAATGTGTCTTAATAAATAGTTTTGTTAAGTTAATTTCTAAATTAATTCTAAGAGCTCGGTTTATCTTTTGGAGGAAGAATATTAAGCATCTCTAGTTGAATTTTTTCTGCTGCAAAATCTAACCTTTCCTGCACGACATGAGCGTCTTTAGACTTGTAAACAATTCCTACATGATAATCTATCGGAATAAACTTTACCGCTTCTTCGCATTCAAAATCACTGTAATTTGGTGAAATATCCTTTATTAACGCTACAATTAATCCTGAGTAATAACCTGTTGGTTTGGCAACTTCGTAATTTTTACCTTTTAGTAATGCATCTTCTATTTTTGCCCATTCTCTCCAAATATTGATGTTGCTGGATGCTTCTACCAAGTCTGGAATATGAGCTCCACCAACCCGCGATGAAGTTTCTAAAAAATACCACTTTCCATCTTCTCTATTTCTAATGAATTCGGTATGAGTAGCCCCATTTAGAAGCCCGAAGCTTAATAAAACTTTAGCGTTAACCTTTTCCAAAGCTTTAAATTCATCGGAATATCTGCCCAATGTTTTTGTCCTGAAAACTCCGCCTTCATGAGAAACCTGCATCGGTGGAGCAAGGTATTTTGAAGCTGAGGTAAATACAATTTCTTTATTGAAAGTTAAACTGTCAACATGATAAACATCTCCTGGTTTGAAGCTTTCTAAAAGGAACAAATGTCTCTCTTCACCCAATTGTTCTAATGCATTCCAAAGTTCTTCCTGAGATTTTAATTTTTTTATACCAGAAGCAGAAGCTTCGGATCTTGGTTTTAAAACCCATGGAGCAGGAACCTTTTCGGTAAAATCCTGAACTTCCTGATCGTTAAAAACAGCCGTAAATTCTGGTACATTTATACCTGAATCTTTTGCTTTTTGCCGCATGGCAAGTTTATCCCGAAAATAGCGATGGGTTGTTTGTCCCATTCCCGGAATTCGGAAGGTTTCTCTTATGAGAGCTGCCTTTTCTACATCATAATCGTCGAGAGCGATTACAGCATCTATTTTTCGGCTTTTCATTAAGTGAGAAAACCCCTGAATAAGATGATCGAGATTCCATACCGAAGGTTTTACTTCTGGCATATAAAAAACTTCATCTATTGCATGCCAAGGCCAATTTTTTTCTTTTAAATTTTCGGAAGTAATGAGGATAATCTTATTGCCAAGATTTTTCATTTCGTCCATAAAATCGTATCCTTTGTAATAGCACGAAATACACACGATGGTTTTCTCCTTCATATAGTGATTTTTAAATTTTGTTAAATTATAAAAAATAAAAGCTTTTGTTTATTAATTATTTAATATTAAAATTTAATAATTGCTAAGCTTTTTTAAATTTACTAATCAATTATACAGAGAAATTTTGAAAAAAACTAATTTTTAATGATAATTTTCAATTAAATCCGCTAATAATTGTACGCCATAACCAGTTGCTGCCTTTTCTTTTGCATATCCTACATTTCCAAATGCAACTCCGGCAATATCCAAATGTGCCCAATTGGGATGGTTTTCTATAAACTGTTCTAGAAATTTTGCCGCTATAATGCAATCTCCTATAGGCTTCATGGAGATGTTTTTAAAATCTGCAACATCCGATTTAAAATCTTCCATCCAAATATCCCAAAGTGGTAAATTCCAAACCCTTTGATTGGTTTTGTTTCCAGATTTAATCAGTGTATTTTTCAGTTCTTCATTGTTGGAGAACATTGCTCCGCAAGTATCGCCAAACATTCTTACAGAACTACCGGTAAGAGTTGCCAAATCAATAAGAACATCGGTTTTGTAATTTTTGGTAAGATAAGACAGTCCGTCTGCTAATGTCATTCTTCCTTCTGCATCGGTGTTCAGAACTTCTATAGTTTTTCCGTTGTAGGCGGTGATAACATCACTTGGAAGATAGGCATTTTCCGAAACTGCATTATCGGTAATAGGTAAAATTGCCGTAATGTTTATTGGAAGCTGCATTTTTGAAGCATAAATAAGTGCTCCAATTACTGCGGTTGCTCCACCCATGTCAGATTTCATATAATGCATATTGTCTGATGGTTTAATGGAGATTCCTCCAGTATCAAAAAGTACACATTTACCTACTAATCCGAAGGTTTTTGCATTTTTTTCTGAAGATTTGTATTCCAAAATAGTAAAAGCGGCATCATAAGCACTTCCCTGATTAACAGCTAAAAAAGCTCCCAAACCAAGACTCTCACATTTCTTTTTGTTGAAACATGTGTATTTCAGATTGTATTTTTTTGCAGTATTCTTTAAGAAATCACTCAGCATATCCGGCTTTTTAAAGTTAGCAGGTTTGTTGAGCCATTCCTGACAGGCAAACTGACCTTCGCAAATCGCTGAGGTTCTTTCTGAAATCTTATCTAGTTTTTTCTGACTGATGTTGCTGAAATGCAATTCGAAAGCATCTTTCCAAAACGGATGATTTTCTTCAAACGGATAGTGGTAAGTTCCTAAGTAAAGTCCTTTAAAAAATTCTTCAAATTGTTTTTCTAAAATAAAATCGGCACTTAGAAGTGTTTTTACAGACTGAATGTTTTTTTTGTGTGATTGAGAAAATTTCATTCCGACTTGTTGAAATTCAAAGTTTTCTGAATTTTCTTTTCCTAAGCCAATGAAGTAAATAATGCTTTCTTCATTAGTTTGTACAAATACTTCATTCTTTTTACCGGAAAAAAAATGGGCAGTATTTTTATTGTATTTTTTGGAATTGTTTTTCCATGATTCTTCTGTGAAAAGTTCGAATATCTGACTGTATTGCTTATCTACTTTATTGTATAATTTCATTATAACTAAATTATTTTTGTATTTCTTGTTCTTGATGTGGTTTTACTTCCACCGGGTTTTCTGTATTGTTATAAAAAAGCCATTCAATAGCTCTTGGGAATTCCTGAGACCAGTAAAATTCGCTATGGGAACCATCGGGATTAATGCTGGTTTTAAATTCAAAATCGAAAAGATTTTTTTGCTCCCATTTTCGAAGGTAATTTTCGAAAATTTTTATTCTTTTTACCATTTTTGAACCTTCTTTTTCTCCACCGTACAAATAAATCTTGGTTTTAAAAGGTGTCCTGAAATTCATCATTGGGAAATTATTATTCGGTTCAACCCACAGAGATGGGGAGAAAATAAGTAGTTTAGAATATACTTCGGGATATAAAAAACCACTGTAAATACTGATGAGTCCACCTAAAGAACTTCCGCCAATTCCTGTATGATCACGGTCTTTTTTAGTTCGGTAATGGGTATCAACATAAGGTTTTAAAGTATCGGTAATAAATCTGATGTATTTTTTACCTTCCGAACCGTTTGCGACATGGTCATTATCAAAAATATATTCTTTTATTCTGTCTTCGCTTCCGTGTTCTACAGCAATCACAATAACTTCACCACGACCATATTCGGAAAGTATGGAAAGTTTTTTATCTATTTCCCAATTGCCATAAGGACTGCCTTCGTTAAATAAATTTTGAGCATCCTGAAGATAGAGAACCGGATAATTTTTTTCTGAAAAATAATAATCGTAAGGTAAAAGAGCCCAAATTTTACGGTAACGGTCTAACTGAGGGATGTAAAATTCTTCTGAAATAATTTCTACAATTGGGAAAAATTCTTCCTTAAAAGGTCCCCAATTTAATCTCCATTGTTCAACAAAATCTACAGTTTCATGAGAAGATGTTTCTATTTTTCTGTTTGGGGTAATGCTTCCGTATTTGTCCAGCTCTACGTTTTCCCAGCCTCCTTTGGTGAATTTATAATCTATAATCTCCGGAAGTTGATCATTATCTATTGTTATGTTGTAGGTATTGTCCTCAGATTTTTCTAGTTGAAAATTGTAGTCTTTAGGATTCCAGTTGTTAAAATTTCCGGTTATAAAAACAGGTCTTGCATCATTTTCAGCTGTTTTAAGTGTGAACTTCATTTCGTGTTTTATCTGTTTTAAACTTATAAAATTATTAATTTTTTTCAATAATTCGCATGAAAATTGATTTAAAAAAATATTCAATTCAAATAAAAAAATATCTATATTTGATAGTCATCGCATAATTTAGGAAGTTTAGATTTTATGCAGAGTGTTAAAAACAATTATGATGA encodes the following:
- a CDS encoding SPFH domain-containing protein, yielding MGLFDRLKQEFIDIIEWTDNSQNTIVWKFPRFNNEIKMNAKLTVRESQQAVFFNEGTIADVFNPGMYTLQTQNMPILATLKGWKYGFESPFKADVFFVNTKQFIDQKWGTKNAIVLNDDRFGMIELRSFGTFAFKVIDAGKFIKEIAGTNDTYETEDVIGQLKSIIVTKFSSAIGDGSIPIDKFAANLEDLSRICQTKLNDEFAGYGLEITKFLIENVSMPEDLKKEIFEYSRLNKLDMQKLSQFKAAQSIEIAAANEGGLAGIGAGIGVGNAMAGVFTQNQTSSAVQSAPPPLPSSAQYFVAVNGQQTGPFTIEQLLPLVQNGSLSATTQVWKNGMANWDSANSLDELKNLFANTPPPLHN
- a CDS encoding alpha/beta hydrolase-fold protein, with the translated sequence MPKIEHTDYYSHILGTSLKVEVTGHYGYPIIMFPTSQGLYTQNHDFHLNSSINYFVEQGKVKLYNIQTIDAWSFYDENISPQQRIRNYEKYVQFLIQEFVPYIQKMHQTHRVAVAGASFGGYHAANFAFRFPDVVSHLFCLSGAFSIRNFMDGYSDELVYFNCPREFVRNDEAWKYKHMHIVLSTSDEDICRDKNVEMAEILSSKGINFWYDEKKWINHDWPLWRMTFPIYIEAFFN
- a CDS encoding ATP-grasp domain-containing protein is translated as MKEKTIVCISCYYKGYDFMDEMKNLGNKIILITSENLKEKNWPWHAIDEVFYMPEVKPSVWNLDHLIQGFSHLMKSRKIDAVIALDDYDVEKAALIRETFRIPGMGQTTHRYFRDKLAMRQKAKDSGINVPEFTAVFNDQEVQDFTEKVPAPWVLKPRSEASASGIKKLKSQEELWNALEQLGEERHLFLLESFKPGDVYHVDSLTFNKEIVFTSASKYLAPPMQVSHEGGVFRTKTLGRYSDEFKALEKVNAKVLLSFGLLNGATHTEFIRNREDGKWYFLETSSRVGGAHIPDLVEASSNINIWREWAKIEDALLKGKNYEVAKPTGYYSGLIVALIKDISPNYSDFECEEAVKFIPIDYHVGIVYKSKDAHVVQERLDFAAEKIQLEMLNILPPKDKPSS
- a CDS encoding leucyl aminopeptidase family protein, yielding MKLYNKVDKQYSQIFELFTEESWKNNSKKYNKNTAHFFSGKKNEVFVQTNEESIIYFIGLGKENSENFEFQQVGMKFSQSHKKNIQSVKTLLSADFILEKQFEEFFKGLYLGTYHYPFEENHPFWKDAFELHFSNISQKKLDKISERTSAICEGQFACQEWLNKPANFKKPDMLSDFLKNTAKKYNLKYTCFNKKKCESLGLGAFLAVNQGSAYDAAFTILEYKSSEKNAKTFGLVGKCVLFDTGGISIKPSDNMHYMKSDMGGATAVIGALIYASKMQLPINITAILPITDNAVSENAYLPSDVITAYNGKTIEVLNTDAEGRMTLADGLSYLTKNYKTDVLIDLATLTGSSVRMFGDTCGAMFSNNEELKNTLIKSGNKTNQRVWNLPLWDIWMEDFKSDVADFKNISMKPIGDCIIAAKFLEQFIENHPNWAHLDIAGVAFGNVGYAKEKAATGYGVQLLADLIENYH
- a CDS encoding alpha/beta hydrolase-fold protein; this translates as MKFTLKTAENDARPVFITGNFNNWNPKDYNFQLEKSEDNTYNITIDNDQLPEIIDYKFTKGGWENVELDKYGSITPNRKIETSSHETVDFVEQWRLNWGPFKEEFFPIVEIISEEFYIPQLDRYRKIWALLPYDYYFSEKNYPVLYLQDAQNLFNEGSPYGNWEIDKKLSILSEYGRGEVIVIAVEHGSEDRIKEYIFDNDHVANGSEGKKYIRFITDTLKPYVDTHYRTKKDRDHTGIGGSSLGGLISIYSGFLYPEVYSKLLIFSPSLWVEPNNNFPMMNFRTPFKTKIYLYGGEKEGSKMVKRIKIFENYLRKWEQKNLFDFEFKTSINPDGSHSEFYWSQEFPRAIEWLFYNNTENPVEVKPHQEQEIQK